One genomic region from Burkholderia latens encodes:
- a CDS encoding ExbD/TolR family protein produces MAMNTGFSDDDDDGVMSEINMTPLVDVMLVLLIIFLVTIPAMQHAVKIDLPHASSQPVDEKPQTVDVAIQGNGTIMWNDQTVTREQLQAHIAEAAKHQPQPELHLRADRKVAYERVAEVMSDAQAGGLTKLGFVTEPTAKAK; encoded by the coding sequence ATGGCAATGAACACCGGCTTCAGCGATGACGACGACGATGGCGTGATGAGCGAGATCAACATGACGCCGCTCGTCGACGTCATGCTCGTGCTTCTGATCATTTTCCTCGTGACGATTCCGGCGATGCAGCACGCGGTGAAGATCGACCTGCCGCACGCGAGCAGCCAGCCCGTCGACGAGAAACCGCAGACGGTCGACGTCGCAATTCAGGGCAACGGCACGATCATGTGGAACGACCAAACGGTCACACGCGAGCAGTTGCAGGCGCATATCGCCGAAGCGGCAAAGCACCAGCCGCAACCGGAGTTGCACTTGCGCGCCGACCGCAAGGTGGCCTATGAGCGCGTGGCCGAAGTCATGTCCGACGCGCAGGCTGGCGGTCTGACGAAGCTCGGCTTCGTGACGGAGCCGACCGCGAAGGCAAAGTAA
- a CDS encoding LysR family transcriptional regulator, whose product MNIDAHNLNDLMYFSQVVEHGGFSAAERVLGISKSRLSRRLTELEAALGVRLLQRSTRKLALTEAGELFYQHCQAMLAEAQAAMNAVQQLRSSPRGSVRVSVPVTLSQTMLSRILPEFLHRYPEVKVHIRVTNRVIDLFEDSIDVALRVRSEPPQNANIVVRPLWRTEQMLVGAPSLLSQNAPPLVPDDLAHFETLDTPSVDGRHVFTLIAPDGTRHLHEHDPRLVTADLMTIREAVLDGLGIAALPEMMYGNALRAGQLSPVMPGWTLPVPQLYAVFVSRQGMPPAVRAFVDYLVEKLDHGEYKQPGCPERAKKEAAVDVSAT is encoded by the coding sequence ATGAACATCGATGCACACAACCTGAACGACCTGATGTACTTTTCGCAGGTCGTCGAACACGGCGGCTTTTCGGCAGCGGAGCGCGTGCTGGGTATCTCGAAATCGCGTCTGTCGCGGCGCCTGACCGAACTCGAGGCCGCGCTCGGCGTGCGCCTGTTGCAGCGCTCGACACGCAAGCTCGCGCTGACCGAGGCGGGCGAGCTGTTCTACCAGCATTGCCAGGCAATGCTCGCCGAAGCGCAGGCCGCGATGAACGCGGTGCAGCAGCTGCGCTCGTCGCCGCGCGGCTCGGTGCGCGTGAGCGTGCCCGTGACGCTGTCGCAGACGATGCTGTCGCGGATCCTCCCCGAATTCCTCCACCGTTATCCCGAGGTGAAGGTGCACATCCGTGTGACGAATCGTGTGATCGACTTGTTCGAGGACTCGATCGACGTCGCGTTGCGCGTGCGCTCCGAGCCGCCGCAGAACGCGAACATCGTCGTGCGGCCGCTGTGGCGGACCGAGCAGATGCTGGTCGGCGCGCCGAGCCTGCTGAGCCAGAATGCGCCGCCGCTCGTGCCGGACGATCTGGCGCACTTCGAGACGCTCGATACGCCGAGTGTCGACGGACGGCACGTGTTCACGCTGATCGCCCCGGACGGCACGCGTCACCTGCATGAGCACGATCCGCGGCTCGTGACGGCCGACCTGATGACGATCCGCGAGGCCGTGCTCGATGGCCTCGGCATCGCAGCGTTGCCGGAGATGATGTACGGCAATGCGTTGCGCGCAGGGCAGTTGTCTCCGGTGATGCCGGGCTGGACGCTGCCGGTGCCGCAACTCTATGCCGTTTTCGTGTCGCGGCAGGGGATGCCGCCCGCGGTGCGCGCGTTCGTCGACTATCTGGTCGAGAAACTCGACCACGGCGAGTACAAGCAACCCGGCTGCCCCGAGCGTGCGAAGAAGGAAGCGGCAGTCGATGTTTCGGCCACCTGA